The nucleotide sequence GAAGCTCAGCACTCATTCTTGCGAGAGCCTGAACTTGCTTCTGTCGTACCCAAGCAGCGACCAGGTGATGTCGTCATCATCGGCGTCTTCTGCAATGTAGGTCGCGACAGGATCGGTGCCGTTCTCGTTGAAGGTCACGTTGGTTTGACCGAATATCTGCGGCGTTTGGTTGCTTGAGGACTCGTACCTGCTGCTAGAGCTGCTGCCCCCAGAGCTGCTACCTCCACCCGAAGTGCCGCTTCCGCCACCAGTGTTTCCGCCACCTCCGGTTGTTGGAGGCGGGGTCGTCGTGGGCGGCTCTGTTGGAGGCGGCGCGGGCTGGTCCGATCCGGCCGCGAACTCGCTGAAGCCAGCAATGTTGTAGACGGTGATCATGCCGCCGTTGCCGTTCTGGTCGGCGGTCAGTTCGTAGCACTCGTCGGTGCCGACAGGATTCGGGCACTGCGGCATCTCGTCCCATGAGACGTCAGTGGGACCGTGACCCTTCCACATCTGGAAGTCGCCGCTCGCGACGTCAGCCGCGACGGCGGCATACTGCATCTGATCCAGCGTCACGTCCAGTGTGGAGTTCTGGTTAAGACTCTCCTCGATAGACTCTGCGCCGAGGTCAAATAGGTCGACGAGCACACAGACGTGCTGGTGGTCGATCGGCGCCTCGATGCCGCAGTTGTTGCTCTGTGCGTCGACAGCGACCTGGAAGAACTGGTCCCTTGCGCCCTCCTGGAAGAGGACGGACAGGACTTCATCCTCCGACACCAACGTCGTTTCGACATCAGGGTCGACAATGTGGACGGCCTCTGTATTAGTGCGTGCCACCACAGGCCTGTAGACGACCACCCTGAACTCCTGGCTGATGCCGGGAGTGTCCGAGACAGTCAGCGTGGTAGTAGCCACACCGATACCGACCGGTGTGATGGTCAGATAGCCCTCTGACACGTCAACTGTAAAGATTGTGGCATCAGAACTCGTTGCCTGGTAGGGCGGATGCCCTTCGTCCGGATCTGAGAAGTAGTCGGAAAGCAGTATCCGCTCGCCGCCGCCATCTATCGGTACGAACTGGATGGCGATGGTGTCGGTCTGGACCGTCGGGTCGCTGTCGGCGGCCACCGTAATCGTCACATTGCCTACCGACGAGTTACTGTTCACGTCTGACACGGTGTAGGTGAATGAGTCGGAGCCGTAGTATCCGGCACTCGGCGTGTACTCGACGTTCGTGCCCACGATAGCTGTGCTGCTGTTTGCGGGCTGCATGACGGCGGTCAGGGACAGTTGCATGCCCTCCGGGTCGGAGTCGTTCGCAAGCACGTCTATTGTCACTGCGGCGCCGTCCTCAGTTGCGGTGGCGGTGTCGGCCACGGCCACAGGAGCCTCGTCGACGTTTACGACGGTTATGGTCACTGGGACCGAAGTGGTCGCGTTGGACGGGTCTGCGGCTATCACCGTGACTCGGTAACTGCTATTGGACTCGTAGTCCAACGGCATCCTGGTCTGGATCTGTCCAGTCGACCTTACGATGCTGAACATGCCAGCGTTGGTACCGTCAAGCCAGTAGGTTAGGTTGTCCGCCGGGTCGTCAATAGCCGTAACCGGGTCTCCGACGTTCTGGCCCGGTGCCGTGTTCTCGTCTACAGAGCGCCTCTCGAACTGTGACAGGAACCTCGGCGGGTCGTTGTTCACTGGTAGCTCGCGAACGGTGTTTTCCGAAACCGCACTGGCGCTCTTGCCGCTACTGTAGCCGTCGTCGTACGTCGCGGTGGCACGAAGGTACCTGCCGACGTCGGTCGAGGTTGCTATGTAGCTGTCAGATGTCGCGCCACTAATGGTGCTCCAGCTGGATTTACTGCCCGCACGCGACCTCTGCCACGACCAGGTGATGGTCGACTCAACCCCGTCAGGATCGTCCAGGGTGGCCGTCAGCGCCGTATCGACCTGCGGCTGCACCGAAGAGAGCTCAACCTCTCCAGGCTCCTCTACGTTGGTAACTGTGACGGTCATGTCCAGCCTGTTGATGTTGTTGCCGTCGGAAGCCTGGACGGTTACGTGGTACACGTTGTTCCTGTCCGAGTCATCCGGGTCCTCGAAGTCAGGTGCAGGGTCGACGCTGAGCACACCGCTGTCTGTGATAGCGAAGTACGCGCTGTCAGTGCCAAGCACCGTCCAGTATACGGAACCACCTTCGGGGTCTCTCCCGGTGTAGCTCGCGACCGCGCGGGTGCCGTTCTCGGCAAAGTTGGTCGAGGTTGCGCCGGTAATCACCGGAGCCTCGTTCTCGCCGATCACGTTGATGGTGATGTCGATTTCATCATCAGTCACCGCGTCGGTCTGGCCGTCGACGTTTTTGCTGTCGCGCACCGACACCGTCACCGAGTAGCTCTTCCGACCCTCGTAGTCCAACTCGGACTTGGCCAGGATCTGGCCTGTGGAGTCATCGATGTCGAAGTGTCCGGCATCGGTCCCGCTCAGCGAGTAGTGCAGGGATTTGTCCTCCGGGTCAGACGCCGACACAGGTGCGCCCACGTTCTGCCCAGCAGTCGTGTTCTCGGTCACGCTGCGAGTGCCAGTGTCCCCGTTCGGGAACTGCGGAGGCTCGTTGACGTTGGTGACGGTGATTGTCACTTTCAGAGTGGTCGTGCTGTTCTTGTCATCGGCAAATATCTCAATGTTGTATTCGTTGTCTTCGCCAGTGTCGAGAGGTGTCTCAAAGTTTGGCAGCGCATTGAAGTGGAGTTCTGTGCCGCTGAACCTGAATAGTTTGCCGTCATCACCCTTCGGAACGAGTGTTATGTCATCGTCCTCAGGATCGGATGTGGTGAAAGTCGCAACCGGTCTGTCGTCGTTTTCTGGGTAACTCAGGTCTGTGGTGGACAGGCTCAGGCTCGGTGGCTCATTCACGTCTGTAACTGTGATCGTCACAGTGACCGTAGCTTCCTCGTTGGATGGGTCGGACGCCGTCACCGTGACGGTGTAGGTGTCCTTGTCCTCATGATCCAAGGCTGCTTTGGTCTTCAGTTGACCACTTGAAGAATCGATGTCGAAGGACGCTGCATCCTGTCCGCCTAGCGTGTAACTCAGATCGTCATTGTTGTCGTCTGTCGCCGTCACCGGGCTGCCTATGTCTTCTCCTTCACTCGTGTTCTCAGGGACAGACAACTGGGTGTCCGTAGTTGGCGGGAATGTCGGCGCAAAATTGGTCGGCGGCTTTTCCTCGGCCTGATTCGCCGATGTCACCGTCGCGCTCTTGCCGGAAGAATGACCGTCCGTGTACGAGACCGTGACCCTAATGCTCTTGCCAACGTCGCCCTCAACCGGCGTGTAACTGTCTGTGACTCCACTGCTTGATGTAGCTGTTCTGACTTCGGTCCAGTCGCTGCTAGTAGCCGTCTCCCATGTCCACGTGAGGGTGGAAATACCCTTGTCGGGGTCAGATAGGGTAGCAGTGAGAGTTGCCTCGACCTGTGGCTGCCTTGACGACAGAGTCACAGATCCCGCCTCGTCCATATTGACAATGTTGACAGTCACGTCCAGCGTGCCTGGGTTGCGGCTGTCGGTAGCCACGACCGTAACTTGGTAGGTCGACTTGATCTCGAAATCCGGCGGCGACTTGAATGTCAGGTTGCCACCTGAGATGTCGAAGGCGCCCGAATCAGTTCCTGATAGGTCCCAGCTATGGGAGTGTCCCTCAGGGTCTACAGCCGTGTAGATTGCGACTGTTGCTGTAGCGTTTTCATTGAAGCTGACAACTTCATCGCCACTTATGACTGGCGCCTCATCAACATCTTTCACGTTGACGGTCACAGGAATCGTGGCGTCTACAGAGTCTTCGGCATTGTCGTTAATGTCCTTGCCATCGCTGACCGAGATTTCAATGTTGTAGCTCGAAGCCTCCTCGTGGTTGAGCGGTTCTTTCGTGTACAACTGGCCTGTAGTGGTGGAGAAGCCGAACATATCGGCGTTGGCTCCTTCCAGCGAGTAGACCAAGGTGTCTTCTGTTTCGTCGTTCATCGCTGCAACTGGGTCCCCGATCTTTACGCCGGACGGCGTGTTCTCGTTAACCTTGCGAACGATATTTGGCGAGAACGACGGCCGGCTGTTCACGGCGGGAACCTGGCTGTCCGAGATGCCATCGGCGCTCTTGCCTGTGCCCTCCCTGTCGTCGTAGGTCGCGGTTGCACGGAGGTAATGGCCCTCGTCGGCGTCTACAGGCGTGTATCCGCTTCCGGATTGACCTGAAATAGGTTGCCACCCGCTCTTATCCGTAGAGCGAGCCCAACTCCAGCTCACGCCGGAAACGTTAAGGTCGGGATCGGTAAGGGATGCGCTCACCTGGAAGCCATCCTCCGGCGAAGCAGGGGAGAGCGTGACCACACCGGGCTCATCCACGTTCGTGACGTTAACAGTCACGTTCAGGTCGGCGATGTTTCCACCGCTTTCTGCATCGGATGCGCGTACTGTGATTTGGTAAACTGCCTGTTCTTCGAAGTCCGGTGTGGCGTCAATGCTGAGCACACCGCCATCCGAGATGGAGAAGTCAGATGAATCTCCATGCACTGTAAAGGTTGTAGTTGCCCCTTCAGGGTCAGTCGCAAGGTACGTGGTAATTGTCCCTGTGGCATTCTCTGTCGCACTGGTGCTGGTCGCGCCGGTGAGGACGGGTGCCTCATCTTCATCGATGACGTTGATGGTCACCTCGAAATTGGCGTCCACCGTTGGGATTGCCTCAGTGACGCCATTGGCGTCCTTGCTGTCCGTGACTGACACGGTTACCGAGTAGCTCTTCTTGCTGCCCTCGTAATCGAGGTCGGATTTCGTCAGAATCTGCCCAGTTGATGTCGAGATGTCGAAGTGCCCTTGATCTGGCCCACCTAGCGAGTAGGTCAGACTGTCCCTCTCAGGATCAGACGCACTGACTGGTGCGCCAACATTCTGGCCGGCTCGGGTATTCTCCGAGACGTCCCTTGAGGTATTTGCTCCCGGGAATGTGGGGACTTCATTCGTATCAGTCACGACAACCGTGACCAAGAACTCGTCATCGAATTCCCCGTCCGTTACCTTAACCAAAACGTAGTACACGTTATCTTGGTTGCGGTCGGTTGGATTCTCCACATCCGGAGGCTCGGCGAACCTGAGTTCACCGTTAGTGATTGTAAAATCATCCTCGTCAAGAATGGTCCCCAAGTTCCACACGATGTTTTCGCCCTCGGGGTCGTTGTGTTTGTACGTTCCAACTACCGAGAGTAGACCTTCAGTGTACGTAATCGAATTGCTGCCGCTGATTTCCGGCCCTTCGTTCAAGTTCGTCACATTGATCATCACGGA is from Dehalococcoidia bacterium and encodes:
- a CDS encoding cadherin domain-containing protein, with translation MTNLNEGPEISGSNSITYTEGLLSVVGTYKHNDPEGENIVWNLGTILDEDDFTITNGELRFAEPPDVENPTDRNQDNVYYVLVKVTDGEFDDEFLVTVVVTDTNEVPTFPGANTSRDVSENTRAGQNVGAPVSASDPERDSLTYSLGGPDQGHFDISTSTGQILTKSDLDYEGSKKSYSVTVSVTDSKDANGVTEAIPTVDANFEVTINVIDEDEAPVLTGATSTSATENATGTITTYLATDPEGATTTFTVHGDSSDFSISDGGVLSIDATPDFEEQAVYQITVRASDAESGGNIADLNVTVNVTNVDEPGVVTLSPASPEDGFQVSASLTDPDLNVSGVSWSWARSTDKSGWQPISGQSGSGYTPVDADEGHYLRATATYDDREGTGKSADGISDSQVPAVNSRPSFSPNIVRKVNENTPSGVKIGDPVAAMNDETEDTLVYSLEGANADMFGFSTTTGQLYTKEPLNHEEASSYNIEISVSDGKDINDNAEDSVDATIPVTVNVKDVDEAPVISGDEVVSFNENATATVAIYTAVDPEGHSHSWDLSGTDSGAFDISGGNLTFKSPPDFEIKSTYQVTVVATDSRNPGTLDVTVNIVNMDEAGSVTLSSRQPQVEATLTATLSDPDKGISTLTWTWETATSSDWTEVRTATSSSGVTDSYTPVEGDVGKSIRVTVSYTDGHSSGKSATVTSANQAEEKPPTNFAPTFPPTTDTQLSVPENTSEGEDIGSPVTATDDNNDDLSYTLGGQDAASFDIDSSSGQLKTKAALDHEDKDTYTVTVTASDPSNEEATVTVTITVTDVNEPPSLSLSTTDLSYPENDDRPVATFTTSDPEDDDITLVPKGDDGKLFRFSGTELHFNALPNFETPLDTGEDNEYNIEIFADDKNSTTTLKVTITVTNVNEPPQFPNGDTGTRSVTENTTAGQNVGAPVSASDPEDKSLHYSLSGTDAGHFDIDDSTGQILAKSELDYEGRKSYSVTVSVRDSKNVDGQTDAVTDDEIDITINVIGENEAPVITGATSTNFAENGTRAVASYTGRDPEGGSVYWTVLGTDSAYFAITDSGVLSVDPAPDFEDPDDSDRNNVYHVTVQASDGNNINRLDMTVTVTNVEEPGEVELSSVQPQVDTALTATLDDPDGVESTITWSWQRSRAGSKSSWSTISGATSDSYIATSTDVGRYLRATATYDDGYSSGKSASAVSENTVRELPVNNDPPRFLSQFERRSVDENTAPGQNVGDPVTAIDDPADNLTYWLDGTNAGMFSIVRSTGQIQTRMPLDYESNSSYRVTVIAADPSNATTSVPVTITVVNVDEAPVAVADTATATEDGAAVTIDVLANDSDPEGMQLSLTAVMQPANSSTAIVGTNVEYTPSAGYYGSDSFTYTVSDVNSNSSVGNVTITVAADSDPTVQTDTIAIQFVPIDGGGERILLSDYFSDPDEGHPPYQATSSDATIFTVDVSEGYLTITPVGIGVATTTLTVSDTPGISQEFRVVVYRPVVARTNTEAVHIVDPDVETTLVSEDEVLSVLFQEGARDQFFQVAVDAQSNNCGIEAPIDHQHVCVLVDLFDLGAESIEESLNQNSTLDVTLDQMQYAAVAADVASGDFQMWKGHGPTDVSWDEMPQCPNPVGTDECYELTADQNGNGGMITVYNIAGFSEFAAGSDQPAPPPTEPPTTTPPPTTGGGGNTGGGSGTSGGGSSSGGSSSSSRYESSSNQTPQIFGQTNVTFNENGTDPVATYIAEDADDDDITWSLLGYDRSKFRLSQE